Part of the Catalinimonas alkaloidigena genome is shown below.
CTCATCCTGCTGCATTCGATCTACAATATTTTGTATCATGATTACGCTAGAGCCACTTGCGGTAAGTTCTGGAATCTCTATATCAAAATTTAATTCGGGTTCGGCCAACTCTCCGCTGATATTCATCACCACATTGACCGGCTGTCTGGTCGTTACATATGACCCTCCACCTGAATCCATTATTTCAGTTCTGATACCTGAAGATAGCAGACCTTCCAATGTAGTTTCAGCAGTATAGACAGCGGTAATGTCAAACCTTGCATTCGCTGGATCACCATTCCAGCTAAGGGTGCTGCCCTCTCTGATATTAAACTCTTTCTTGATGAACTGGGCAAAGGTAAGTACGTATTGACCGTTCTGGATGATATAGGTTCCCTGCATGTTCATATCCCCTGTAGGACTCATATTTACATTTAAATCCGCCTCCCCCGAAACAGTAAGCATGTCTCCATTTACAGGATCTATCACAATGGTCAGTTGTGCCTCAGGACTAATATTAATATCTGTTGCTACACTCAAACCCGTAATCGCCACTGCCTGATTTCTGAGAGAATCTGATCTGCTGTTTACTTTCGTACTATCTCTGTTTTCACTGGCTACCGGATCAGCCTCTTCAAATGCATTACGAGTCGCATCAATGAAATGGATATATTCGGCCATTGAGGCTTCTTCCGCTTCATCTACCATCGCAATGGTCATGTCAGTGCCTTCATTGACTTCAGCATCTCCGGTGACTCTAAGGTCGTTGGACTCTCCCTGTATTTCCATACTGGCAGAGGCGACTGCTCTACCGTAGAAGCTTTCGTTTTGGTAGCTTTCACTGCTTACAAATAAAAAGTCATCTGTATTAAAAGTTAGATCCATGATCGGATTGGCAACATTCGCAAAATTGATACTACCATCCAGAGTAGCCTCGGTACGGGCAGAATCAAGAATGGTAAACTCACTGAATAATAGTTCCTGCCCGTTAAACTCGAGCGTCTGATTATTAATATAGTACTGTGCTCCGGTGATGGTAGGAATAAGACTCACTTCATCAGCAAAAGTGAAATTGCCGGTAAGGGATGGGTCGCTGGGAGTTCCTTTAAGTTCCAGATCCGCTTTCAGTACGCCCTGTAAGTCTTCTACATACTCCTGCATGAAAGTCTGCCAGGGTTCTAGCTGAAACCGCTGCATATCGATATCAAAATCAAAGTAACCGGAATCAAGACGATAGTTGCCCTCCATGACAAGTTCGTTTGTGCTTCCGCTAAGTCCCACTTCTATTTGAAGGGGCTCCTCTGTTTGTGGTGCAGCCAATCCTTTTCCGTTAGCATGTAGCTCCAAAGTGCCTACGGGCGTATCTCTTACTTTTAGATCATTGATGGTGAGCTGCGACTCCAGATCACCCTGCTTGAAAAGATTTTGAAATGAGGCCTGGGTGTTGAGTGTACCGTCGATCATAAAGTCGTCAAGGTCAATGCTGGCTAGTAACGGACCCAGTGCTAGCTGATCTATAATGAGTTGTAAATTGGTGTTTCCTTCCTGATTATTGGTGCTTACCTCAATCACCTGATTTTCCTGTTTAAGATAGAAACTATCTATTTCAAGGTAATTTGCAGCATACAAAATCCGCGTGGAGGGAGATAGCTGCCAGGGCTTTTGCTCCAGCACCAGTTCCGATTCGTCCAGACTGATCGAAATAGTATCCTGTTTGCTGCTGAGTACTGTATTCAGATCGAGGCGATAGGGAGCGTCTTCGGCTCCTATTTTGAGGTTCATATCAACTTCGGTGGCAAAAAGGCGTTGTTTATCTTCTTGCAAAGAATCCTGAGCCACGCCTGAAAAATCACCTCGCAGCGCCACTTCGGGTATCGTAAGCCCGCCAAGTCTGATAAAATCTGATTTAGTATTAAATTTTATTGCCTTTTCAGAAGTCTGTGCGGTAAGTAAAAGACTGTCTACACTATAATTTTCGTAGATGACATTGGGTGCATAGAAACGGAAAGTAAGTTTCTTGCGGTCACTGTTAAAATAAGCATTTGCCTTGATGGGCTGAGCCACATTTAAGGACGGAGCAAAAGCTCTGGCCAGCACTGGTGTATCTTTAATCTCAAAATTGATAAACAGTTCCTGATTGGTCTCATCGGTATTGATCGTATCCACATCATTAAGCGGTGCCTGGTAGGCTGACATATAATATTGCCTGAAATCCTGTATCGCTTTGGGTAATCTTTCAAGGCTAAATTGACCGCTGATACCTGCATTTACATAATCCGAATAAAAGTTAATGGTACGGCTGCTACCTGTATTTTCTGCCACTAATACCAGCGAATCCAGGTTAAAGGTTTCCTCATCTTTGATGATGCTGGACTCTGTTACTTTAAATGAACCTACAATATTGTCTACGGTATTTCCTTTGGCTTCAGCTCGCAGGCGGGTATTGTTGATAATAATGCTGTCCTGCAGCAGGTTGAGACGAAAAAGATTGAGGTTTTCAATATTCATATCCAACGCATACTGACTCTCCTCACCCTTTAAACTGGCTTGTGCATCGGCGTGCATTTGCAAGAGGCTGTCAGCATAGTCAATGGTAGCCTGTATATCGTCATAGTTTTTTTGAGCATTTACTTTTAACCCTTCGTACTGATAACCTTTATAGCCTAGGTTTTTTACCAAAAGACTTGCATTCAAACTGCTAAAGCTGGTATCCTGACCATAAGATTGTACTGCATCGATATCAGCTGTCATAGTAAGATTACCATAGTCCTGGGCCACACTGTCCGGGTTGCCTAGAGCCAGCATCACTGCTTTGAGGTCCAGTTGGTTGGCATCAAGATTGGCGCTAATATTCGCATTACTCTCACTCACTTGATAACTTCCATCGGCCAGTAACCTTCCGATGCCCGTTTGCAGATTAAGGTTTCCTTTAATGTCTTCCAGTGTCCCTCTGGCCTGGGCGTTAAGCGAAAGCCTCTTTTGTTGTAGTGTATTGAAGTATTGTGCCGTAGAATCATCCAACAGACTACTCAGGAAGGCATAATCTGTGGCGAACTCATTCAGATTAAAATCAAAATAGGGTGAGCCACTTACGGTAGAATCTAAAGCACTTAAATCTCTAAAGGAGGCTTCTGCCAGTAAATTTGCTTTATCAGCCAGGCTGAGCTCCATCCTATCCATAACACCCTGGCCATCTTGCATGTCTATTTGCCAGCTCAGCTCCGCATTCATTTCGCTTAAAGCAGGATATGCGCTGAGCGCATCCGAAAAATAGCTTACATCCTCTAAGCCCAAAATGGTACTGTTCAAATCAGATTTCAGGCTGATACTGTTCATTAATTCGGCAGTGGTTTCTGCCAGCCGCATGCTATAGTCTATGCTACCATTCAGCTCAGAATGTCCGGTACGCAATTCATTTAAAGTAAGCGCTATAGAGGGCATGTTCATGTTTACCTGTGCTGCCAGCTCCTGTAGCTGGAAGCCACTGTTACTCTCTACAAAAGCTAATAGTGGCAGATCCAATGAAACTGTCTTGGCCCCTACCTCTACATTTTCTACTTCCAGTTGAATGTCAGTCAGCGCCAGGTTTTCAAAATTCATCTGCTGGCTGGTATCCTGATTTACCTGCCCCACCTGATAGCCAATCTCACTGTTGGCGATTAGGATTTCATCCAGCGCGAAAGTAAAACCGCTGGGATTGATCACATTACTATCTGTGGTATCTGTTTCTTGCTGCTGTGCGGGCGCTGCTGTAGTAGTATCCGGCGAGGCAGGCACTTGCATACTAAATGCCAAACCATCAATATCCAGTTCACTGGCACTGATCAGCTGTTCATCCAGCGAAATCTTATCAAAGAGCAGGTTAAGCTTGTTTAGCGCCAGGTTCATGACTGTGCTATCTGCCTCGTAGTCAAAGCGAATACCGCTCAGCAGAAGCTCATTGGCCTGAAAGCTCCAGGAGGAGGAAGTCGTATCCTGCTGCGTCTGGGTAGTGGTATCGGAGGCAAAAGCTTCAGGGATAAACTCAAAATTCAGTGAGTCTGTACCTTTCTTTTGGTATAGGTTGATATAGGTATTAGCGATGATCACATGATCAATGCTGATGGTTTTGCTTACCGCTGCCCAGGGATCAAAGGCTACATCCAGCTTACCACTATACAATAATGTATCGCCCTGCTGATCTTCTACATACACTTCTTCCAGTACGATCTGGTCCAGAAAGTCTATGTCTATGCCTCCCAGGCTGACTTTGGTATTCAGCATATTAGAAACCTTATCTTCTACCAGGCCGGTAAGATAAGACTGTACTGCCGGGGTGCGAAAGGCTATATACACAATCAGCCATAGTATGAGAAGTGTACCGAATATATATAATATCCGCTGCGCCCACTTGGGCAGTTGTGACATATGTTCTTTAGGAGAGTTAATAGCTAGTAATTATTTTGTCAAAAAATGAGTTATGCTAAAAAATTGCTATCAAATACACATATAACAATTAATGTAGCCATTATTGTTATGCTTTATTAAGCTTGATGCAAACAAATATGCCTTAACTGCATAATTTTTTTAATTTGCGGTATCATAAGCTTAGTTTTCTAACGTGCATATAGTGAAAGATTATACATTAGACCATGAACAATAAGGAAGAATTACGAAAGTTGCTCAAAAAACTTCGCAAGTACGAGATATCTATTCGCAAAGCGATCACAACACAGATGCAGGGCGACTTTCACTCCGTATTTAAAGGCTCAGGCATTACTTTTGACGATGTACGTGAATATCAATACGGTGATGATATCCGTAGCATAGACTGGAATGCCACAGCAAAAGGTCATAGTGTATATGTAAAGACATATAAAGAAGAACGTGAGCAAATTGTTTATATGATGCTGGATGTAAGTGCTTCTCAGGAGATTGGCGATCCGGGACATCAAAAAGTAGACATCGGCAAAGAAATATGCGGGGTTTTGGCCCTTTCAGCCATCAAGGAATCCAGTCAGGTAGGTTTACTCTGCTTCTCTGACCAGAAAGAGGCTTTTGTAAAACCTAATAAAGGTGATAAACATGCTTACCAGATCATCACTAAGCTTTACAGCACCCAGCCGGTTTCTACCAAAACCAACTTAAATGCCGGTATTCATTATCTGCTGAATATTGTGAAGAGGCGCAGCATTATTATTCTCGTTTCGGACTTTATTGACGAAGACTATATCGGTAATTTAAAAGCACTGGCCCGTAAGCATGACCTTATTGTAGTACATTTATCGGACAAGCGAGAGACACAGCTCCCCAGTTTAGGCATTATTCCGGTGTATGACAAAGAAAGTAAAAAGACCATCTGGGTAAACTCTTCATCCTCTTACTTCCAGAGCAAAGTGAACAGCACCTATTCGGGCACAAGGCAAAGCCTGGAAGATTTTTGTCGCAAACATCAGGCAGATTACCTGTCAATCGCTACCGAAGAGGATTACATACCCAAGCTTATCAATCTGTTCAGGGTGAGAAATAAGGTCAGGAAAAGTGCGTAACATGGAGCAAAGCATGAAGAAGGTCTTATTTACCTTAGTAGGGTTATGTTTTTTGAGCAGCACTATGCTATGGGCTCAGGAACTGAAGCCCCAGGGCTATTTTGACCGTGATACGCTTAAGGTGGGCGAGCCGTTGATATATACACTTACTTTTCGCTATCCCAAAAATCTGGAAGTTGTATTTCCGGGAGAGGCTGATCAATATGCCCCTTTTGAGTACCTGGACCGGACTTTCGCGCCTACTTATTCGGATAGCGTATACAGCTATGACAGTGTGGCTTATCAGTTGACTACTTTTGAGATTGATAGCATACAGAGCCTGGCACTACCTGTCTATGTGATCAATACCAATCAGGAGGGAGAGGCAGATAGCACTACCATTTATGCTTCTATTGATTCTATTTACCTGGACCGGCTGATCAAACAGATGCCCGATAGCCTGGCTTTAAAACAAAATACATCTTTTCGTGATGTAGCACTACAGTTTAACTATCCTTATCTGCTGGTAGCTCTTGCTACACTCCTCCTGATTGCTGTATTGGTGTATGTGATCTTTGGTAAGCAAATACGCCGACAGTGGAAGTTGTATCAGCTCAAAAAGAATCAGAAAAAATTTCAGGAACAATTTGCCAAGGCGTTGGAAGCTCTACGAAAGTCACCTAACAAAAGACGCTCGGAGTCTACGCTACTGGTATGGAAGCAGTATATGGAAAGACTGGACCAGATGCCTTATACCAAGTTGACGACCAAAGAGATTGTAAACTCTCCGGCCGGAGAACCTTTACAGCAGGACCTGAAAGCCATTGACCGTAGTATCTATGGCAGGCATGCTAATGGCGAACTTATTCGTTATTTTGAGCATTTAGAACAGCATACAAATCATCGTTTTAAACAAAAGATAGAGGAGATAAAAAATGCCGATTGAAAGCGAAAGTTGGTTTTCTCTGGACTGGTTCCAGGCTGCTGTATTCTCAAACTTTGAGTATCAGCATCCGTTTTTTCTGTACCTGCTCCCCCTTATTCCACTGTTCTTTATTGTTCGCTGGCTGGTGGGGCTACGCTCCAAGCAAAAGCTTCCCATCGCGTTTCCTAAAAGTGCCATTAAGCAAAGCCCTATCACCTATCTGCGTCTGATTCCTAATTTGCTGATTGCCATTGTAAGTGCTTTATTGCTGTTGGCCCTGTCTCGTCCGCAAAAATCCGATGAGCAGGTAGAGCAATGGAGCGAAGGCATTGACATTATGCTGGTAATTGATATTTCAGAGTCTATGCGCATTGAAGATTTCAGACCTAATCGTTTGCAGGCGGCTAAAGACGTGGCCCGTGACTTTATTGCCGGCAGAATGCAGGACCGCATCGGGCTGGTCGTTTTTTCCGGTGACGCCTACTCGCTTTCTCCCCTTACTACCGACTATGATCTGCTGTATAAATTTATAGAAGACATAGACTTCAGCCTGATTGAAAGCCGGGGAACCGCTATTGGCAGTGCCTTAGCTGTAGCTACCAACCGTATGCGTGACGCGGAAGAAGGCGAGGAAGGGCCCGAGCGCCAGGGTGAGGCTTCCCGAGTAATGGTACTTTTGAGTGATGGTGACAACACTGCCGGTAACCTGGACCCGATTACTGCTGCTGAGCTGGCGCACGCTTACGATATCAAAATTTACTCTATTGCCATCGGCAAAGAAGGTAAAGTACCTTTTGGCAAAGACTTTTTTGGCAACACCCGCTATGTAGAAAACTCGCTGGATGAGACCACCCTCAGAGAAATTGCCAAGATCGGTGAAGGCCAGTTTTACAGAGTATCCAATAAAGAAGCGTTGGAAGAAGTATTCAGGATGATTGATGAATACGAAAAGGCGGAGATCAAAGAAACCCGCTATAAAGACACCACCGACTTTTACTGGATTTATCTATCCTGGGCCATCGGTTTCTTCCTGCTCTGGCTCATCCTCAAATCCACTTTTGTGAGTAACGTGCTGACGGATTAAGCTTGGTTTCAACTCACTTTTTGGCGCGCATCTTCCTGCCGAGGCTGAGTGGTAGGTAGCATGATGCGTGCTGAAAGCGCAGCTGGAAAGTACTGCTTTACCCATATTATAGCTTCAAGCTACAAATACAGCTATTCACTCCTTTGCAACAAAAGGAAATTATTATCTTTGTTCTATGCCAACCGTATTATCTATAGATGGCTTTAGGTTTTATTTTTATTCAGATGAAGGTAATGAACCAGCCCATATCCATATCAAGAAAGCAAATGGTCGGGGCAAATGGTGGTTGGAGCCAAATTTAGAAGAAGAATATGCCTATGAATTTACATTACAAGAACGTAGGCAGATCAAACGTCTGATTAATCAGCATTATGAATATCTAAAAACACAATGGTATGAATACTTCCAAAGATAAAATAGAAAACAAGCGAGCCAGTGATCCGATAGACCAGCTTATTTTTGAAGGAGGTTTGCGCATGAAAAAAATATGGTTCGATCAGGACCTGGACTTGATTATCGTTTTATTGAATAACAAAAAGATACTCAAACGCCCTTTATCAGATTTTAAACAATTAGCCGATGCAACAGAGCAGCAGCTAAACCAGTTTGATAATGATGGTATAGGTATCTACTGGCCTGATTTAGACGAAGACCTAAGTTTGCGAGGCTTTTTAAAGTACGAGCTTGCAAAAATGGATACACCCCTAGTGGCTTAAATATTCCTGCTTACACCAACTGTTACGTATCTTCTAACCAAGGCTCTATTTTACATGATTCATGGCGATAGCATAACATATCAACTATCCAAGCTTTATGAGTATGGTTAGCCACTTTAGTTAACTATGAAACCACCTGCTCTGTAGAAATTCCTTTCTTCACCTTTGACAGTCCCCAGGCGAGCGCAAGACCGGAAATGATGTCCCAGATGCCCCACCATCCGGCAATGATGGCCATGCCTCCCACTCCATCAAAGAAATTAAAGATAAGCACCAAAGCAATGCCCGAATTCTGGATGCCGGTTTCAAGGGTAATCGCTTTTTTATCGGGCAGCGACAAACCAAAAAGCTGGCCCAGACTATAACCACCGCCATAAGCCAACGCATTGTGCAGCAGTACGATCATCACGATGAAATGGATGTACTCCAGAAAGATATTAAAGTTGGCAGCAAATGCTCCTATGATAAAAGCGCCAAAAATAACGATTGATATTATGCGAATAGGTCGGCGGATTTTAGCTGTTAGCTTAGGAAAATAATGATTGAAAAGCATGCCCAGGAGCAGTGGGACCCCCACGATGAGCAGTATGGTTTCCAGCATGTCCGAAAAGCTGATGCTGATTTGGGGTAGAGATACTCCACTACTCAGATACAGATTTCCCCAAAGCGCAAAATTAGCAGGAGTGGCAACTACTGCCGCTAAAGTAGCAATGGCGGTGAGGCTTACCGACAAAGCTCCATTCCCCCCTGCCATCACGGACAGCATATTGGAAAGATTGCCTCCTGAACAGCAGGCTACGAGTATCATACCTAAAGCGACGCTGGGTATGGGATTGCTTAATAAGACCAGAACATAAGTTAGCAGGGGTAAAATCAGAAACTGGGCTACTAAGCCAATAATTAAACTTTTGGGCTTCTGCCATAAGTTTTTGAAATCAGCCACTGTTAATTCTATCGCTACCCCAAACATCACCAAACCCATGCAGATATTGAGCAGCAGTAAGCTATCCTGATTAAAATTTAGCTGTATCTCATCAAGTATTTCCATGCTAGACAGTCCTGTTAGATTGAATTGGGTATCCAGATGGCACTGGTTTCATCTCCCAGAGCCATCGCTTTTCCCTGCAAAAAATCATAGCCGGTCAATGCGCAAACTATGGCATCCAGTTGATCTTCGTAAGCTTTCAGGAAGGAAGTTTTATACTTCTGCTCCTGATCAAGCACAGGAAGATAATCATCTAATGAGTGGTTGAGCTTCAGTTGCAAGGCTGCACGAAGCTTTAGCAGTTGCTTAATGCTCAAGTGATAACGCTCTTCCTGAGGATACTCTTTCCAATATTTACCTTTTTTCTGCACTTTGTACGGTAAGCGATATTCCAGTTGCATATATTCAATGATGCTGACGTGCGGATAAACCTCCATAAAATATGGAGCATTTTCTGGTATAGCGTCTACCCCCGCCCACTTTAGGCCTGCATTGCTCAATTGAGCAAACATATGATCGGCTACTTTTCCCGGCCGATCATGGGTTGGGCTATGTACCGCTGCTCCTTTTTTACCATACCGGCTGGTAATTTGGCGATCTGCCGCTCTGTAAGTAGTCATAGGTCGGGGAGAAAGAGGAATGTCCAAGGCTACCACATGGGGTATCTTTCCAATTTCATTAATCACCTGATGTAAATCAGGAAGAGCTTTTTGATTCGTGTATGTTTTTTCACCTACAAATTCCTTATATGAAGCAGCAAGCTTTATCAAACTAGGACTTTCTGTATTCTCTTTCTTCAGAAGCGCTAATC
Proteins encoded:
- a CDS encoding DUF4160 domain-containing protein, which encodes MPTVLSIDGFRFYFYSDEGNEPAHIHIKKANGRGKWWLEPNLEEEYAYEFTLQERRQIKRLINQHYEYLKTQWYEYFQR
- a CDS encoding DUF58 domain-containing protein — its product is MNNKEELRKLLKKLRKYEISIRKAITTQMQGDFHSVFKGSGITFDDVREYQYGDDIRSIDWNATAKGHSVYVKTYKEEREQIVYMMLDVSASQEIGDPGHQKVDIGKEICGVLALSAIKESSQVGLLCFSDQKEAFVKPNKGDKHAYQIITKLYSTQPVSTKTNLNAGIHYLLNIVKRRSIIILVSDFIDEDYIGNLKALARKHDLIVVHLSDKRETQLPSLGIIPVYDKESKKTIWVNSSSSYFQSKVNSTYSGTRQSLEDFCRKHQADYLSIATEEDYIPKLINLFRVRNKVRKSA
- a CDS encoding DUF429 domain-containing protein codes for the protein MPEFILGIDAAWTVGGSSGLALLKKENTESPSLIKLAASYKEFVGEKTYTNQKALPDLHQVINEIGKIPHVVALDIPLSPRPMTTYRAADRQITSRYGKKGAAVHSPTHDRPGKVADHMFAQLSNAGLKWAGVDAIPENAPYFMEVYPHVSIIEYMQLEYRLPYKVQKKGKYWKEYPQEERYHLSIKQLLKLRAALQLKLNHSLDDYLPVLDQEQKYKTSFLKAYEDQLDAIVCALTGYDFLQGKAMALGDETSAIWIPNSI
- a CDS encoding DUF2442 domain-containing protein → MNTSKDKIENKRASDPIDQLIFEGGLRMKKIWFDQDLDLIIVLLNNKKILKRPLSDFKQLADATEQQLNQFDNDGIGIYWPDLDEDLSLRGFLKYELAKMDTPLVA
- a CDS encoding VWA domain-containing protein; amino-acid sequence: MPIESESWFSLDWFQAAVFSNFEYQHPFFLYLLPLIPLFFIVRWLVGLRSKQKLPIAFPKSAIKQSPITYLRLIPNLLIAIVSALLLLALSRPQKSDEQVEQWSEGIDIMLVIDISESMRIEDFRPNRLQAAKDVARDFIAGRMQDRIGLVVFSGDAYSLSPLTTDYDLLYKFIEDIDFSLIESRGTAIGSALAVATNRMRDAEEGEEGPERQGEASRVMVLLSDGDNTAGNLDPITAAELAHAYDIKIYSIAIGKEGKVPFGKDFFGNTRYVENSLDETTLREIAKIGEGQFYRVSNKEALEEVFRMIDEYEKAEIKETRYKDTTDFYWIYLSWAIGFFLLWLILKSTFVSNVLTD
- a CDS encoding translocation/assembly module TamB domain-containing protein; translation: MSQLPKWAQRILYIFGTLLILWLIVYIAFRTPAVQSYLTGLVEDKVSNMLNTKVSLGGIDIDFLDQIVLEEVYVEDQQGDTLLYSGKLDVAFDPWAAVSKTISIDHVIIANTYINLYQKKGTDSLNFEFIPEAFASDTTTQTQQDTTSSSWSFQANELLLSGIRFDYEADSTVMNLALNKLNLLFDKISLDEQLISASELDIDGLAFSMQVPASPDTTTAAPAQQQETDTTDSNVINPSGFTFALDEILIANSEIGYQVGQVNQDTSQQMNFENLALTDIQLEVENVEVGAKTVSLDLPLLAFVESNSGFQLQELAAQVNMNMPSIALTLNELRTGHSELNGSIDYSMRLAETTAELMNSISLKSDLNSTILGLEDVSYFSDALSAYPALSEMNAELSWQIDMQDGQGVMDRMELSLADKANLLAEASFRDLSALDSTVSGSPYFDFNLNEFATDYAFLSSLLDDSTAQYFNTLQQKRLSLNAQARGTLEDIKGNLNLQTGIGRLLADGSYQVSESNANISANLDANQLDLKAVMLALGNPDSVAQDYGNLTMTADIDAVQSYGQDTSFSSLNASLLVKNLGYKGYQYEGLKVNAQKNYDDIQATIDYADSLLQMHADAQASLKGEESQYALDMNIENLNLFRLNLLQDSIIINNTRLRAEAKGNTVDNIVGSFKVTESSIIKDEETFNLDSLVLVAENTGSSRTINFYSDYVNAGISGQFSLERLPKAIQDFRQYYMSAYQAPLNDVDTINTDETNQELFINFEIKDTPVLARAFAPSLNVAQPIKANAYFNSDRKKLTFRFYAPNVIYENYSVDSLLLTAQTSEKAIKFNTKSDFIRLGGLTIPEVALRGDFSGVAQDSLQEDKQRLFATEVDMNLKIGAEDAPYRLDLNTVLSSKQDTISISLDESELVLEQKPWQLSPSTRILYAANYLEIDSFYLKQENQVIEVSTNNQEGNTNLQLIIDQLALGPLLASIDLDDFMIDGTLNTQASFQNLFKQGDLESQLTINDLKVRDTPVGTLELHANGKGLAAPQTEEPLQIEVGLSGSTNELVMEGNYRLDSGYFDFDIDMQRFQLEPWQTFMQEYVEDLQGVLKADLELKGTPSDPSLTGNFTFADEVSLIPTITGAQYYINNQTLEFNGQELLFSEFTILDSARTEATLDGSINFANVANPIMDLTFNTDDFLFVSSESYQNESFYGRAVASASMEIQGESNDLRVTGDAEVNEGTDMTIAMVDEAEEASMAEYIHFIDATRNAFEEADPVASENRDSTKVNSRSDSLRNQAVAITGLSVATDINISPEAQLTIVIDPVNGDMLTVSGEADLNVNMSPTGDMNMQGTYIIQNGQYVLTFAQFIKKEFNIREGSTLSWNGDPANARFDITAVYTAETTLEGLLSSGIRTEIMDSGGGSYVTTRQPVNVVMNISGELAEPELNFDIEIPELTASGSSVIMIQNIVDRMQQDETQLYKQVFSLIVLNRFLPVEGGFGSGGGSTLTTVNQNIDNSVSRLLSSTLTGLSEDYLGGVQINMNIESNDLQAQNTALADRDLDVALSKQFFNDRLTISAGGMTSLNTNSSAGGGSNEFYGEFEVLYRLDARGNLNVRIFQESERDIFTNDVDLQQGISLTHQKAFDEFFANNDQVLQSAPQPEDKEESDEGEENKEKKDSTALDNAQRRKKKN
- a CDS encoding bile acid:sodium symporter family protein, coding for MEILDEIQLNFNQDSLLLLNICMGLVMFGVAIELTVADFKNLWQKPKSLIIGLVAQFLILPLLTYVLVLLSNPIPSVALGMILVACCSGGNLSNMLSVMAGGNGALSVSLTAIATLAAVVATPANFALWGNLYLSSGVSLPQISISFSDMLETILLIVGVPLLLGMLFNHYFPKLTAKIRRPIRIISIVIFGAFIIGAFAANFNIFLEYIHFIVMIVLLHNALAYGGGYSLGQLFGLSLPDKKAITLETGIQNSGIALVLIFNFFDGVGGMAIIAGWWGIWDIISGLALAWGLSKVKKGISTEQVVS